One stretch of Segatella copri DNA includes these proteins:
- a CDS encoding two-component regulator propeller domain-containing protein, with the protein MKKSIKPIYRISMAIAMLFISLAIHAQRFVNTSLEGAQAVCAITQDSDGMIWLGTDNGLYSYDGYHGYRHFQEHTFSNTRVNALGFEGRMLYLATGNGILKFDTQSYQYAETPAMKAFADETKRRQLKELRVLDIKGGKTDFGGDVYALLSTPRGLLVGSLAGLHLGSRLIPLRAGEQPLVNALAYDAKRRCYWIGTEGALYCADLQLRNFSQIPALNGNSIKCLSTDAAGNLYIGTDNGLYQMALSNAITHYIHDSRDDASIPNNIVWACFVDKWQNVWVGTDNGLSRLTTQTYYRYVSLDKIMMSGEGNCLHAMLQTRNGEWWMGGTNGLIHFTRNAEGYKNVAWYKQNSSAFPLSHNRVRKIYEDHDGDVWICTDHGINFYDRSSRQMRNFIVYDKSGKYSTAWAYDVLQDKKGRIWMGSYQGGVFVMDKAALLSGKTIADWHYSDKGKNALSGLHVGQMVMDGKGRIWVSTYTRLNCINPNDMKVVQVANSDVVNYLMADSKGNIWMGDNSSVTCYYAAGSVLGNSFSSKTWQIGGKVSTMCDVEGKIWVVSGNECCVINPEGESQRFMIPSVVPLNICYSRQTHEVMMGGNDGYVAISSDVAQKPKQFTRLMLAGIIVNGQAREERGEILKLKSDENNFTLQLTDLPFADHPSAVYAYKLEGSDHDWHYLNSGNIDITYNGLSYGDYHLTVHAVDGEGKVAAEVYSLDISVLPPWYLSLWCKLFYITALIVFVAWLVSWYFLRKELADAQKQKTEVLEQVQMRMDFFNRLTEDLKAAVAHHSFDEVTALMVRYLNVKIPEKPSTVATGLSASALSEPEASTSEPVSARSESSEEEKKEVNVSELDAADKRLLEEINEAIEKHMIDSDFNVSMLQDVIGIGGKQLYRKTKAITGRTPVEYIREMRMKRAAELLSQGKFSVSEVMYTVGFSNSSYFSKCFSKEYGMTPTEYMKVKR; encoded by the coding sequence ATGAAGAAGTCAATAAAACCTATATACCGCATCAGCATGGCAATTGCTATGCTCTTTATTTCGCTTGCCATCCATGCGCAGCGTTTCGTCAACACCTCCCTTGAAGGTGCTCAGGCAGTTTGTGCCATTACCCAGGACAGTGATGGAATGATATGGCTCGGAACCGACAACGGCCTTTACAGCTATGATGGTTATCATGGCTACCGCCATTTTCAGGAACATACATTCAGCAATACGCGTGTCAATGCGCTCGGTTTCGAGGGCAGAATGCTCTATCTGGCTACCGGCAACGGCATCCTGAAATTCGATACGCAATCTTATCAATATGCCGAAACACCAGCCATGAAGGCTTTTGCAGATGAGACGAAACGCAGGCAGTTGAAGGAACTCCGTGTGCTCGATATCAAGGGTGGCAAGACAGACTTCGGTGGCGATGTCTATGCCTTGCTCTCTACTCCGCGAGGCTTGCTCGTAGGTTCGCTTGCTGGTCTGCATCTCGGCAGCAGACTGATTCCGCTCCGTGCCGGAGAACAGCCGCTGGTCAATGCGCTCGCCTATGATGCCAAGCGCCGATGCTACTGGATTGGTACCGAGGGGGCTCTCTATTGTGCCGACCTGCAGCTCAGGAACTTCTCACAGATTCCAGCTCTCAACGGCAATTCTATCAAATGTCTTTCTACAGATGCAGCCGGCAATCTCTATATCGGAACAGATAACGGACTCTATCAGATGGCACTCTCCAATGCCATCACCCATTATATCCACGATTCCCGTGATGATGCTTCTATTCCTAACAACATCGTCTGGGCTTGCTTTGTAGATAAATGGCAGAATGTATGGGTGGGTACTGACAATGGACTCTCCCGTCTCACTACCCAAACCTATTACCGCTATGTATCGCTCGATAAGATTATGATGTCGGGTGAGGGCAACTGTCTGCATGCCATGCTCCAGACCCGTAACGGCGAATGGTGGATGGGCGGTACCAACGGTCTGATTCATTTCACCCGGAATGCTGAAGGTTATAAGAATGTGGCATGGTACAAGCAGAACAGCTCTGCCTTCCCGCTGAGTCATAACCGTGTACGCAAGATTTATGAAGACCATGACGGCGATGTATGGATCTGTACCGACCATGGCATCAACTTCTATGACCGCAGTTCCCGTCAGATGCGCAACTTCATCGTCTACGATAAGAGCGGTAAGTATTCTACCGCCTGGGCTTATGATGTTCTCCAGGACAAGAAGGGCAGAATATGGATGGGTTCTTATCAGGGTGGTGTCTTCGTGATGGATAAGGCGGCTCTTCTGAGTGGCAAGACCATAGCCGACTGGCATTACTCGGACAAGGGAAAGAATGCGCTCTCTGGTCTGCATGTAGGTCAGATGGTGATGGATGGAAAGGGTAGGATTTGGGTTTCTACCTATACCCGTCTCAACTGCATCAATCCGAACGATATGAAGGTGGTACAGGTGGCTAACTCAGATGTCGTCAACTATCTGATGGCAGACAGCAAGGGCAATATCTGGATGGGTGATAACAGTTCGGTAACCTGTTATTATGCAGCCGGTTCTGTGCTGGGTAACAGTTTTTCTTCCAAGACATGGCAGATTGGTGGCAAGGTAAGTACCATGTGTGATGTGGAAGGCAAGATATGGGTGGTATCGGGCAATGAATGCTGCGTAATCAATCCTGAGGGCGAGAGCCAGCGCTTCATGATTCCTTCTGTTGTGCCGCTCAACATCTGTTACAGCAGACAGACTCATGAGGTAATGATGGGCGGCAATGACGGCTATGTGGCAATCAGTTCCGATGTAGCACAGAAGCCTAAGCAGTTTACCCGCTTGATGCTGGCTGGAATCATCGTAAACGGACAGGCTCGTGAGGAGCGTGGAGAAATCCTGAAACTGAAGAGTGATGAGAACAACTTCACCCTGCAGCTCACCGACCTTCCTTTTGCTGATCATCCTTCAGCCGTTTATGCTTACAAACTCGAAGGCAGCGACCACGACTGGCATTATCTGAACTCCGGCAATATCGATATCACCTATAATGGTTTGTCGTATGGCGATTATCATCTTACGGTTCATGCCGTGGATGGTGAAGGCAAGGTAGCTGCCGAGGTTTATTCGCTCGACATCTCCGTCCTGCCGCCTTGGTATCTCTCCTTGTGGTGCAAGCTCTTCTATATCACGGCACTCATCGTGTTTGTGGCATGGCTGGTAAGCTGGTATTTTCTGCGCAAGGAACTGGCTGATGCCCAGAAGCAGAAGACTGAGGTGTTGGAGCAGGTACAGATGCGTATGGACTTCTTCAATCGTCTGACGGAAGATTTGAAGGCAGCTGTGGCTCATCATTCATTTGATGAGGTGACAGCTCTGATGGTCCGCTACCTGAACGTGAAGATACCAGAGAAGCCATCAACTGTTGCCACAGGGTTATCCGCTTCGGCCTTATCTGAGCCTGAGGCATCAACCTCAGAACCAGTTTCTGCACGCTCTGAATCTTCTGAAGAGGAAAAGAAGGAAGTAAATGTCAGCGAGTTGGATGCGGCAGACAAGCGTCTGCTCGAAGAGATCAATGAGGCGATAGAGAAGCACATGATTGATTCCGACTTCAACGTTTCGATGTTGCAGGATGTGATAGGTATAGGTGGCAAGCAGCTGTATCGCAAGACGAAGGCGATAACGGGGCGTACGCCTGTAGAGTATATCCGTGAGATGCGTATGAAGCGTGCAGCCGAGCTCCTGAGCCAGGGCAAGTTCAGTGTTTCCGAGGTGATGTATACCGTTGGTTTTTCCAACAGCAGTTATTTCTCCAAATGCTTCTCCAAGGAGTATGGCATGACTCCTACGGAATACATGAAGGTGAAGAGGTAA
- a CDS encoding SusC/RagA family TonB-linked outer membrane protein, translated as MRRLTLLLVSLVLLSIQSVLAQSFSVKGTVVSAEDNEPMIGVTIMQEGTSNGVVTDIDGNYTIEIKGASKATLAYSYVGCVTQKHVVNAQTNTLNITLASDSKMMDEVVVVAYGVRKKGTIAGSVSAVKSEKIENVPAASFDQALQGQSTGLQVISSSGEPSKAATFQIRGTNSINSGKSPLFILDGVPISSSDFNTLSPNDIESISVLKDASSTSIYGARAANGVVVITSKRGLSMDQAKITLRAQYGFSELAQTNWKMMNTDERIQFEKEVGLDTGKDYNLLSRVNVNWLDEVFNDRAPLQSYELSINRATDRLNYYVSGGFYDQDGIAQNSTFRRYNIRTNADVKASKWLKVGTNTMAAYEEAQQADDGSYTTVTPISACRFMLPYWNPYAKDGSLASLSAGNWAGTSENPIVYMGLNPIKNKKYKVLSTMYAEIYPIENLTIRTQFGADFTHSTAFLQSFPSLSSNNGQGTAARQSSDAINLTETTTANYRFTLNDIHSFNVMLGQEAVNFHSEGFQVYSKGQTSDLLTNVSSGTRASRWADSSSDYSYLSFFMRGEYNYKELYYADFSLRTDASSRFGKDHRWGTFWSLGFMYNVKSTDWLKDMKWLSTAQIAVSTGTSGNSEIPNYYHLALVSGGANYDNTAGFSPSQSGNEELGWESTWANNFALRLGFLDRINFSFEAYYKRTSNMLMRVPESYTVTGEGYRWKNVGVMANKGIELSADGDVIRTRDFTWNVSANVSYNQNRLKELYNGVTEYVNSTTGLKYVVGHSVSEFFLNRYAGVNPANGEQLWYDKNGNVTNEFRESDKVMTGKTYDAPWMGGFGTSFRWKGLQFSAQFSWIGTRYVINNDRYFEESGVTFGTAYNQSNRLLYDRWKQPGDITDIPRWGEVTQLDDRFLENASFLRLKNLSLSYSLPQSLLRKTNFFSMVRIYGQAQNLFTVTGFNGLDPEVSSNIYQAQYPASRQFTLGVELQF; from the coding sequence ATGAGAAGATTAACTCTTTTACTTGTCTCACTTGTATTGTTGTCTATCCAATCGGTCTTGGCGCAGAGTTTCAGCGTCAAGGGTACTGTCGTGTCTGCTGAAGACAACGAACCGATGATTGGTGTGACCATTATGCAAGAGGGAACATCAAATGGCGTAGTGACCGATATTGACGGTAACTATACCATCGAAATTAAGGGTGCTTCGAAGGCTACGCTTGCCTACTCTTATGTGGGATGCGTTACGCAGAAGCACGTTGTGAATGCGCAGACAAATACGCTCAACATCACCCTTGCTTCGGATTCCAAGATGATGGATGAAGTGGTTGTGGTGGCGTATGGCGTGAGAAAGAAGGGAACCATTGCGGGTTCCGTGTCTGCCGTAAAGTCTGAAAAGATAGAAAATGTGCCGGCGGCAAGCTTCGACCAAGCTTTGCAGGGACAGAGTACTGGTTTGCAGGTCATCTCTTCTTCGGGTGAACCTAGCAAGGCGGCTACCTTCCAGATTCGTGGTACCAACTCTATCAACTCCGGCAAGTCGCCACTCTTTATCCTCGACGGCGTGCCAATCTCAAGTTCTGATTTCAATACCTTGAGTCCTAACGACATCGAAAGTATCTCTGTATTGAAAGATGCCTCTTCTACCTCAATCTATGGTGCACGTGCTGCCAATGGTGTGGTTGTCATCACTTCCAAGCGAGGCTTGTCAATGGACCAGGCGAAGATTACGCTCCGTGCACAGTATGGTTTCTCTGAGTTGGCGCAGACCAACTGGAAGATGATGAATACCGACGAGCGTATACAGTTTGAGAAAGAAGTAGGTCTGGATACAGGTAAGGATTACAATCTCCTTTCAAGAGTAAACGTAAACTGGCTGGACGAGGTGTTCAACGACCGCGCTCCGTTGCAGAGCTACGAACTCTCTATCAACCGTGCTACCGACCGCTTGAACTACTATGTTTCTGGTGGTTTCTACGATCAGGACGGTATCGCACAGAATTCAACCTTCCGCCGTTACAACATCCGCACCAATGCTGATGTAAAGGCTAGCAAGTGGTTGAAGGTAGGTACCAACACCATGGCTGCCTATGAGGAGGCTCAGCAGGCTGACGATGGTAGCTATACTACCGTTACTCCTATCTCAGCATGCCGATTCATGCTGCCTTACTGGAATCCATACGCAAAGGATGGCAGTCTGGCTTCACTTTCAGCAGGCAACTGGGCTGGAACCAGCGAGAACCCTATCGTTTACATGGGCTTGAATCCTATCAAGAACAAGAAATATAAGGTACTCTCTACCATGTATGCTGAAATCTATCCGATAGAGAATCTGACTATCCGTACTCAGTTTGGTGCCGATTTCACTCATTCTACAGCGTTCCTCCAGTCGTTCCCAAGTCTCTCTTCAAATAACGGACAGGGTACTGCGGCTCGTCAGAGCAGTGATGCCATCAACCTGACAGAGACCACTACGGCTAACTACCGTTTCACCCTGAACGATATCCATTCGTTCAACGTGATGCTGGGTCAGGAGGCTGTCAATTTCCACTCAGAGGGTTTCCAGGTATATTCCAAGGGTCAGACCAGCGATCTCCTGACCAACGTATCATCAGGTACACGTGCCAGCCGCTGGGCAGATTCATCTTCTGATTATTCTTACCTGTCATTCTTCATGCGTGGCGAGTATAACTATAAGGAGCTTTACTATGCCGACTTCTCTCTGCGTACTGATGCTTCTTCACGTTTCGGTAAGGATCATCGCTGGGGTACATTCTGGTCGCTCGGTTTCATGTACAACGTGAAGTCTACCGACTGGCTGAAGGATATGAAGTGGCTCAGCACAGCCCAGATTGCCGTAAGTACCGGTACATCGGGTAACTCTGAGATTCCTAACTATTATCATCTGGCTCTGGTATCGGGTGGTGCCAACTACGATAATACTGCCGGTTTCTCTCCATCACAGAGTGGTAACGAGGAATTGGGTTGGGAGTCAACATGGGCAAACAACTTCGCCCTCCGTTTGGGTTTCCTCGACAGAATCAACTTCAGTTTCGAGGCTTACTACAAGCGTACCTCCAATATGCTGATGCGCGTTCCTGAGTCTTACACCGTTACCGGCGAGGGCTATCGCTGGAAGAACGTAGGTGTGATGGCTAACAAGGGTATCGAGTTGAGTGCTGACGGTGATGTAATCCGCACACGCGACTTCACCTGGAATGTAAGTGCCAACGTATCTTACAACCAGAACCGATTGAAGGAACTCTATAACGGTGTAACCGAGTATGTAAACTCAACCACCGGTTTGAAGTATGTGGTAGGTCACTCAGTAAGCGAGTTCTTCCTGAACCGTTATGCCGGTGTGAATCCAGCGAATGGTGAGCAGCTCTGGTATGATAAGAACGGCAACGTGACCAACGAGTTCCGCGAGAGCGACAAGGTGATGACGGGCAAGACCTATGATGCACCTTGGATGGGCGGTTTCGGTACAAGCTTCCGTTGGAAAGGCTTGCAGTTTTCTGCCCAGTTCAGCTGGATCGGTACACGCTACGTCATCAACAACGACCGTTACTTCGAGGAGAGCGGTGTAACCTTCGGTACTGCTTACAACCAGTCAAACCGTCTGTTGTACGACCGTTGGAAGCAGCCAGGCGATATTACCGACATCCCACGTTGGGGCGAGGTAACCCAGCTCGACGACCGCTTCTTGGAGAATGCATCGTTCCTCCGTCTGAAGAATCTCAGTCTGTCCTATTCATTGCCACAGAGTCTGTTGCGCAAGACCAACTTCTTCTCTATGGTCAGAATCTATGGTCAGGCACAGAACCTCTTCACCGTAACCGGTTTCAACGGTCTGGATCCTGAGGTTTCATCCAATATTTACCAGGCACAGTATCCGGCATCACGCCAGTTTACTCTGGGTGTTGAATTGCAATTCTAA
- a CDS encoding RagB/SusD family nutrient uptake outer membrane protein, which produces MNIKNIKTYILSGILALSMSSCLDKYPEDSIRMDQAINTVGDMDKLVYGIYDSFKSSALYSGNLTILPDLQADFVYCVKGYSNAYGDIYRWKDIKATNTDIEAVYGALYGVINNANFLLDNVDKVKANTNSDKELDKLEQYQGEAYFARALAYSELIKCFCKAYDSDEQAEKELGVVLTEHYYGNEPQKRATLKESYEFVLRDLDKAAEYLKVDEDFTGSLYNEIYFNEYTCHALRARVSLYMHKYDDAIKYASKVIGSKYYTLEKASSNTYSNQVNDYKYIWTYGDSREAIWKVGFTVNSYGGALGTIFDNYNYVTYRPDYVPETWVINSFDSNDLRAAAIFTTRVTGYEHGLQWSLLSKYFGDAEFLNNNILHVHQPMVFRLSEQYLIRAEAYAMKKDYAKAGKDISTLRTARYSSYGGNTSMSESNAMKIIEAERVKELYMEGFRLNDLKRWHKGFERKAADQPAANFVQSRLKVEKDDPLFVWPIPQHELEAPGSEIQPNESNK; this is translated from the coding sequence ATGAATATCAAAAATATAAAGACATACATCCTGTCGGGAATCCTAGCCCTCTCGATGTCTTCCTGTCTTGATAAGTATCCTGAGGATTCTATCCGCATGGACCAGGCTATCAACACGGTGGGCGACATGGACAAGCTGGTGTACGGTATCTACGACAGTTTCAAGAGCAGCGCCCTCTATTCGGGCAATCTGACAATCCTGCCAGATCTGCAGGCAGACTTCGTGTACTGCGTGAAGGGCTACTCTAATGCCTATGGCGATATCTACCGTTGGAAAGATATCAAGGCTACCAACACCGATATCGAGGCGGTATATGGTGCGCTTTATGGTGTTATCAACAATGCCAACTTCCTGCTCGATAATGTAGATAAGGTAAAGGCAAACACCAACAGTGATAAGGAGCTCGACAAGTTGGAGCAGTATCAGGGCGAGGCTTACTTCGCACGTGCCCTGGCTTACTCTGAGTTGATCAAGTGTTTCTGCAAGGCTTACGATAGCGATGAGCAGGCAGAGAAGGAACTCGGCGTGGTACTCACAGAGCACTATTACGGCAATGAGCCACAGAAGAGAGCCACTCTGAAGGAATCATACGAATTCGTATTGAGAGACCTTGACAAGGCTGCCGAATATCTGAAGGTAGACGAAGACTTCACAGGAAGTCTCTACAACGAGATTTACTTCAACGAGTATACCTGTCATGCCTTGCGTGCGCGCGTATCCTTATATATGCACAAGTACGATGATGCCATCAAGTATGCATCTAAGGTAATCGGCAGTAAGTATTATACATTGGAGAAGGCTTCTTCCAACACCTATTCAAACCAGGTGAACGATTACAAGTATATCTGGACCTATGGTGATTCGCGTGAGGCTATCTGGAAGGTAGGCTTCACCGTGAACAGCTATGGCGGTGCACTGGGTACCATCTTCGATAACTACAACTATGTAACTTATCGTCCAGACTATGTGCCTGAGACATGGGTCATCAACTCATTCGACAGCAATGACCTCCGTGCTGCAGCAATCTTCACAACCCGTGTAACCGGTTATGAGCACGGTTTGCAGTGGTCTTTGCTGAGCAAGTATTTCGGCGATGCAGAATTCCTGAACAACAATATCCTGCATGTTCACCAGCCAATGGTGTTCCGTCTCTCAGAGCAGTATCTGATACGTGCTGAGGCTTACGCCATGAAGAAGGACTACGCTAAGGCAGGTAAGGACATCTCTACCTTGCGTACAGCCCGCTACTCTTCATATGGTGGTAACACCTCGATGAGCGAGAGCAACGCCATGAAGATAATCGAGGCAGAGCGCGTGAAGGAACTCTATATGGAAGGCTTCCGTCTGAACGACCTCAAGCGCTGGCACAAGGGATTTGAGCGTAAGGCTGCCGACCAGCCTGCTGCCAACTTCGTGCAGAGCAGACTGAAGGTTGAAAAGGATGACCCTCTCTTTGTCTGGCCAATTCCTCAGCATGAGCTTGAGGCTCCAGGTTCTGAGATTCAGCCTAATGAAAGTAACAAATAA
- a CDS encoding DUF4984 domain-containing protein, translated as MKKIMMGCLAAVAALIALVSCSQDYTTYAGPSHIMFSDTLYQYAVQESNEVFNVPVSATEKADYDRTFGVEVVDKQSNAIEGKHYRILNNTVTIKAGEMVGNVKVQGIYDNIGKTDSLGFTLKLVIPEKYNWTDLYKDYAHVVMQKSCPFDIHNFSGWCMVTSTFYSKYLNNVTNRLIKTEVVEGEENTVLLKDVYYKGYNLKLKFSTKNILEPKVEMDDQIAGETGEAFGTIYGDGKLRISQPSLYTSYYNTCQNYVLQYVNMSVDNKDGSSFGNVGTFITMYEWISDAEAEKLKEQGY; from the coding sequence ATGAAGAAAATAATGATGGGATGTTTGGCAGCCGTAGCTGCACTCATCGCTCTTGTGAGCTGTTCACAGGATTATACCACTTATGCTGGTCCAAGTCATATCATGTTCTCTGATACGCTCTATCAGTATGCTGTACAGGAAAGCAATGAGGTTTTCAATGTGCCTGTATCTGCAACCGAAAAAGCTGACTACGACCGCACCTTCGGCGTGGAGGTAGTAGACAAGCAGAGCAATGCCATCGAGGGTAAGCATTACCGCATCCTCAACAACACCGTTACAATCAAGGCGGGCGAGATGGTAGGAAATGTGAAGGTTCAGGGTATCTATGATAACATCGGCAAGACCGACTCGCTCGGCTTCACCCTGAAACTGGTGATTCCGGAGAAGTATAACTGGACAGATCTCTATAAGGACTATGCCCACGTGGTAATGCAGAAGTCTTGTCCTTTCGATATCCACAACTTCTCTGGCTGGTGCATGGTAACATCTACCTTCTACAGCAAGTATCTGAACAACGTAACCAACCGTCTGATCAAGACTGAGGTAGTGGAAGGCGAGGAGAATACCGTTCTGCTGAAGGATGTTTACTATAAGGGCTACAACCTGAAGTTGAAGTTCAGCACCAAGAACATTCTTGAGCCAAAGGTAGAGATGGACGACCAGATAGCCGGTGAGACCGGCGAGGCGTTCGGTACCATCTATGGAGACGGCAAGTTGCGCATCAGCCAGCCTTCTCTCTATACCTCTTATTATAACACCTGCCAGAACTATGTATTGCAGTATGTCAACATGAGTGTTGACAACAAGGATGGTTCAAGCTTCGGCAACGTAGGAACCTTCATCACCATGTATGAATGGATCAGCGATGCAGAGGCAGAGAAATTGAAAGAACAAGGATATTAA